One part of the Hydra vulgaris chromosome 01, alternate assembly HydraT2T_AEP genome encodes these proteins:
- the LOC136074499 gene encoding piggyBac transposable element-derived protein 4-like gives MLQEHSEIDNGDESDSTKENDEADVAEDNLSDGDEINIFIYNSESRGSHDVEENSCGGSNDLTVKTQRDDVKWTIVSKVEVTGRFQTQNVFTAKSGTTSYCRNILTPIDAFRIIMDEGFTRFIKKCTILSANLSNEGCNISDIELDAFIGLIHLRRCMNARNFPVKFLWSEKHGNKAFIETMQRSRFKDIMKNIRFDIRSELCISRVLARFVENSLKCYIPVESLTTDEQLFPSKARCRFIHYMPNKPYKFGIKFWNLADLKNKYGLNIKPYVGKDESREENLGTHEVMSLMEPYFGRGYNVTKNNFFASVDLATKLMQKRTSIVGTVKHSRKEIPAFNPLPHSNFYINRPLNLVFYQAKKKICNFIINTS, from the exons ATGTTACAAGAACACTCGGAAATTGACAATGGTGATGAATCAGAttcaacaaaagaaaatgacGAGGCAGATGTTGCTGAAGATAATCTTTCTGATGGtgatgaaattaatatttttatttacaattcaGAAAGTAGGGGCAGTCATGACGTAGAAGAAAACTCATGCGGTGGGAGTAATGATTTAACTGTTAAAACTCAAAGAGATGATGTAAAATGGACTATTGTGTCAAAAGTTGAGGTAACTGGAAGATTTCAAACTCAGAATGTGTTTACTGCCAAGAGCGGAACAACTTCTTATTGTCGTAATATTTTGACACCTATTGATGCATTTAGAATAATTATGGATGAAGGGTTTACACGCTTTATCAAAAAATGCACTATTTTATCTGCCAATTTATCAAATGAAGGATGTAATATTAGCGACATTGAACTTGATGCTTTCATAGGCTTAATACATCTTCGCAGATGCATGAACGCAAGAAATTTTCCAGTTAAATTCCTTTGGTCTGAAAAACATGGCAACAAAGCTTTTATAGAAACTATGCAGCGTTCTCGATTTAAAGACATCATGAAAAACATTAGATTTGATATACGTTCAGAAC tgtgtatATCACGGGTGCTGGCAAGATTTGTAGAAAACAGTCTAAAATGCTATATACCTGTGGAGTCTTTAACAACTGATGAGCAGTTGTTCCCATCTAAAGCTCGATGTCGCTTTATACATTATATGCCTAACAAACCGTACAAGTTCGGAATCAAATTCTGGAATTTAGCtgatctaaaaaataaatatggtcTCAATATCAAACCGTATGTAGGCAAAGATGAAAGCCGTGAAGAAAATTTGGGTACTCATGAGGTCATGTCACTAATGGAACCTTATTTTGGCCGCGGGTATAATGttactaaaaataacttttttgcaagTGTCGATCTTGCAACAAAACTTATGCAAAAGAGAACGTCAATTGTTGGAACAGTTAAACATAGTAGAAAAGAAATTCCAGCATTTAATCCACTTCCACATTCGAATTTCTACATAAATAGACCATTAAACTTGGTTTTCTACCAGGCAAAGAAAAAAATctgtaattttattatcaacacTTCATAG